Genomic segment of Scardovia inopinata JCM 12537:
GGCCCATGTCAATCGAATAGCGGCGCACTGTTACCGGATCTGTCACCAGCATGCCAAGCCGGGCATTATACTCGGCTTCTGTCAGCCACTTCCTCTGTGCTGGAGGAGAAGCGAAAACCCGCTGGCAGATAGTCCCTATCAGCTGCTTTCTTTCTTCCCAATTCACGGGAAGGTCATCAATCAGATCAGCGTAAAGAATAGTGTTCGGCCCCAGCACATCATTCAATCGATCGATCTGTCTGCCAAGACTTTCCTGAGCCCCATCATCATAGGCGGTATTCAGCCAGTTGACCTGAGCAAAAGGCTTATCCAGACTGCTGTCACTGACAGGATTGACTTGTCTTTCTGAATCCTGTGCCGCCAGCAATTCCATAAAACGAGCCCTCAGTTTGGGAGTTCGCAAGCATGTCAGCACAATCTGGCACTGTCTGACTGCTTCCTGCATATCAGTAGTAAAAGTCACATGTGCTCCTTAAAATATCGTCTACATATTATAGACAGACGTCCCCATGATCTTATCGGCAAAAGTTTGTTTCTGTCTGTCCCAAAGGGGCCACAGAAAACCAAGACAAAAAATGCAGTCAAGCAGATGAAGCAGATCCCTGGCAGCCATTTGCCCAGCCGTCAAAGGGGTCCCGTCCAGCTTGCATACCCGTATGCTCACGAGCTTATGAGCCCAACTCTGGCCTTCCCTGGCAGACAGAGCTGCTATAAAACAAACAGAAGAAAGGCACAGAAAACTATGAGATTCTGTATCCTTTCTCCTGTCCAACCCGGAAACTTCTCATCCACCCAGGAACGGCCGAAGAAAAGTGTCCCTATAAGCTGAGACATGAGGATAGTAGGCAGAACGATCCGCAGCAGATAACCAGCGACCCGCTTCCACCAGGGACTATACTCGCTGCGCTTACTGTTTACAGTCTCTCGACTATTATCATCCGTGCACATATGCAGCCCCTTACTGTACAGATAAATCGGTAAGACTGCAATCTGTCTCACTGTAATCTGATAACACCCTTAGTCTACTACTGAGTAAGCCTGTATAAGTAAGTAAGCCTGTATAAGCCAGCAGCCATGTTCTGAAAGCAAAAAACTGCCTGCTGACTAGTTACTAATCAGCAGGCAGCCTGAGGGAAGGAAAGGAGAGTTACGATGTAGTTTTTACTTGACTGAAGCCAGAGTATCAACAATGTAGTTGTTGATGGTAGCCTTGACAGACTCCAGGTGGTCGGACCTGGTTGCAGCAATCAGATCTGCCTGGGGCTTGTCCAGAGCATACTCTTCCAGGCTGGCAAGGCTTGCAGCCCCATCCTCCACTCTCTTGCCAATACCGGAGTCGAAGGAGCTGTAACGGTCAGCCTGAAGATTCTCAATGAACTTGTCTTCGTGCATCCGGTCAGCAACCAGAAGGCCGGCAGCATAAGCATCCATACCAGCAACATGAGTCCGGAAAAGATCCTCAGGAGAGAAGGATGAGCGGCGGGGCTTGGCATCAAAGTTCAGACCACCATGAGGTCCAATAGAACCAGCAGCCAGGACTTCCCACATAACAGCAACAGTTTCATACAGATCAGTGGGGAATTCATCCATGTCCCAGCCAATGAGTTTGTCGCCCTGGTTGGCATCCAGAGATCCCAGGAAGCCATTCTCGCGGGCTACCCTAATTTCATGTTGGTAGGTGTGCATAGCCAGGTTGGCATGGTTGCCCTCCAGATTCAGCTTGAACACATCGTCCAGATCATAAGTCTTGAGGAAGGCAATAGTAGTGGAAGCATCAAAATCATACTGATGCATGGTAGGTTCCTTGGCCTTGGGTTCAATAAGGAACTGGGCATCAAAGCCAATCTCCTGAGCATAGTCGTGGCACATGTGAAAGAAGGCGGCCATATGTTCCTGTTCCCTCTTCATCTGAGTATTCCACAGATTCTCATAACCTTCACGGCCGCCCCAGAAAACGTAGTTTTCAGCTCCCAGCCTCTTGCCGATTTCCAGGCTGTGCTTGAGCTGGGCCGCTGAGTAAGCGAAAATATCAGCAAACGGTGAAGTGGAAGCTCCATCCACAAAACGTGGATTGGTAAACAGTGATGATGTGTTCCACAGGAGCTTAACACCTGTGGACTTCATGTTCTCTTCAATCTTATCTACCACTTTGTCCAGGTTGGCGTTGGTCTGACGGAGGGTATCTCCTTCGGGAGCCAGATCGCGGTCATGGAAGCAGAAATAGTTGACTCCCAGTTTGGTGAAGAGCTCAAAAGCATAGTCAACCTTGGCCAAGGCCTGATCCATAGGGTCAGTGTACTTGTAATAGGGCCGCTGGGCAGTTCCGGTTCCAAAAGGATCGACCAGTTCCTGATTGAAGGTATGCCACCAGGCAACGGCAAAGCGCAGCCAATCCTTCATTTTTTTGCCGGCCACTACCTTCTCCGGGTCATAATAATGAAAACCTAAAGACTCAGAAGGTCCTTGCGAACGGCCGACATACTCGATTTTATCTACATTCCACAAATCCATGAAAGGCTCCTTTGCTCAGGGAATTTGGTTAATTTTTGTCTGCAGTGTGCCACCAGTCTGCTCTCAAAGGCAATGATGAGTTGCGCAGTGAGGGTAACTCCAGCGGACTGGAACTATTGTATCCCCAGCCCAGCGACTTTGTCAATTCATTAAACTAAGTCGGTCGTGTTGCCTTAATTTTAGGGAACACCCTGAGCTGAAACAACTTGAACGGTACAGCCCGAACAGTAAAATAAAAGCGTTGGCACAAGCCCACTCCTGATATGTCATGGGGCATGTCAGAGACAATTCCCTAAGGGAGATTATATGACAGTTAAAATTGGTATTAACGGCTTTGGCCGTATTGGTCGTCTTGCTTTCCGCCGCATCTTCGAGTTGCAGGAAAAGGGCGGCGAGGCAAACGACATTGAAGTCGCCGCAATCAATGATTTGACAACGCCTTCCATGCTTGCTTATCTGCTCAAGTACGACAGCAGCCAGGGCCCCTTCCGTCACGTTGACGGAACCCCGGTGAAGGTTTCTTCCACCGACACCGCCCTGGTGGTTGAAGGTAAGGAATATCCCGTTTATGCTGAGAAGGATGCAAACAACATCCCCTGGGTCAAGAACGATGGAGTTGAGTACGTTCTTGAATGCACCGGCTTCTACACTTCTGCTGAGAAGAGCCAGGCTCATCTGAATGCAGGCGCCAAAAAAGTTCTGATTTCTGCTCCTGCCAAGGATGACACTACTCCAACCGTGGTTTACGGTGTCAACCAGGATATCCTCAAGGCATCTGATAACATCGTCTCTGCAGGATCCTGCACCACTAACTCTCTGGCAGCTATGGTGAAGACCCTGGACGATAATTGGGGTGTCAAGATTGGTTTCATGACCACTATTCACGCCTACACCGGCACTCAGATGATTCTTGATGGACCTCGTTATTCCAAGGCCCGCAACAATCGTGCTGCTGCCGTGAACACTATTCCTCACAGCACCGGTGCAGCTAAGGCTATTGGCAAGGTTGTTCCTTCCGTTGACGGCAAGCTTCAGGGCCACGCTCAGCGTGTTCAGGTTACCGATGGTTCCATCACCGAGCTGACTGTTGAGCTGGAGAAGAAAGTTACCGTAGATGAGATCAACGCAGAATTCAAAAAGAGGTTTGAGAACTGCGAATACTACGGTTACAATGCTGATGGCATCGTCTCTTCTGACATCATTGGTGACACCCACGGTGGCGTTTTCGATCCCACTCAAACTGTAGTCAATACTGCTGGTGACAATCAGCTGGTTCAGACTGTTGCCTTCTATGACAACGAGTACGGATTCACCTGCAACATGATCCGCACTCT
This window contains:
- a CDS encoding DUF2087 domain-containing protein, with translation MTFTTDMQEAVRQCQIVLTCLRTPKLRARFMELLAAQDSERQVNPVSDSSLDKPFAQVNWLNTAYDDGAQESLGRQIDRLNDVLGPNTILYADLIDDLPVNWEERKQLIGTICQRVFASPPAQRKWLTEAEYNARLGMLVTDPVTVRRYSIDMGLVFRDSQGSRYWLNQVSG
- a CDS encoding RDD family protein, with translation MDRRKDTESHSFLCLSSVCFIAALSAREGQSWAHKLVSIRVCKLDGTPLTAGQMAARDLLHLLDCIFCLGFLWPLWDRQKQTFADKIMGTSVYNM
- the xylA gene encoding xylose isomerase — protein: MDLWNVDKIEYVGRSQGPSESLGFHYYDPEKVVAGKKMKDWLRFAVAWWHTFNQELVDPFGTGTAQRPYYKYTDPMDQALAKVDYAFELFTKLGVNYFCFHDRDLAPEGDTLRQTNANLDKVVDKIEENMKSTGVKLLWNTSSLFTNPRFVDGASTSPFADIFAYSAAQLKHSLEIGKRLGAENYVFWGGREGYENLWNTQMKREQEHMAAFFHMCHDYAQEIGFDAQFLIEPKAKEPTMHQYDFDASTTIAFLKTYDLDDVFKLNLEGNHANLAMHTYQHEIRVARENGFLGSLDANQGDKLIGWDMDEFPTDLYETVAVMWEVLAAGSIGPHGGLNFDAKPRRSSFSPEDLFRTHVAGMDAYAAGLLVADRMHEDKFIENLQADRYSSFDSGIGKRVEDGAASLASLEEYALDKPQADLIAATRSDHLESVKATINNYIVDTLASVK
- the gap gene encoding type I glyceraldehyde-3-phosphate dehydrogenase, with translation MTVKIGINGFGRIGRLAFRRIFELQEKGGEANDIEVAAINDLTTPSMLAYLLKYDSSQGPFRHVDGTPVKVSSTDTALVVEGKEYPVYAEKDANNIPWVKNDGVEYVLECTGFYTSAEKSQAHLNAGAKKVLISAPAKDDTTPTVVYGVNQDILKASDNIVSAGSCTTNSLAAMVKTLDDNWGVKIGFMTTIHAYTGTQMILDGPRYSKARNNRAAAVNTIPHSTGAAKAIGKVVPSVDGKLQGHAQRVQVTDGSITELTVELEKKVTVDEINAEFKKRFENCEYYGYNADGIVSSDIIGDTHGGVFDPTQTVVNTAGDNQLVQTVAFYDNEYGFTCNMIRTLLYFAELAE